From the genome of Paraburkholderia aromaticivorans, one region includes:
- a CDS encoding MarR family winged helix-turn-helix transcriptional regulator, with protein sequence MKTQLDERFGFLISDVGRLTGKRFDDLAKSSVDLTRAQCRVLAYLAHYGDTNQARLADLLEVAPISAGRLLDRMEEGGWIERTANPQDRRERQVRMTPKAERTLGKARKVGDEVALEALNGFSDEEANQLIALLQRVRGNLSRLVDR encoded by the coding sequence ATGAAAACCCAACTCGATGAGCGCTTCGGCTTTCTGATTTCCGACGTCGGCCGTCTGACCGGCAAGCGTTTCGATGACCTCGCGAAGTCTTCAGTCGACCTGACCCGCGCGCAATGCCGCGTGCTCGCCTATCTTGCGCATTACGGCGACACCAATCAGGCGCGGCTCGCCGACCTGCTCGAGGTCGCGCCCATTTCGGCGGGTCGTTTGCTCGACCGGATGGAAGAGGGCGGCTGGATCGAGCGGACCGCCAACCCGCAGGATCGCCGCGAGCGCCAGGTGCGCATGACGCCGAAGGCCGAGCGCACGCTCGGCAAGGCGCGCAAGGTCGGTGACGAAGTCGCGCTCGAAGCGCTGAACGGCTTCAGCGACGAAGAAGCGAACCAGCTGATCGCACTGTTGCAACGGGTGCGGGGCAATCTGAGCCGGCTGGTGGATCGCTGA
- the copC gene encoding copper homeostasis periplasmic binding protein CopC, whose translation MKLFHFSRPALRASMLGAAALVATSTAFAHAHLASSEPAANAEVVAPTEVTIHFTEPLEPAFSKIALADASGHAAAPAASQVDASDARVMHLPLPQLSAGRYAVHWTAVATDGHRTQGDFAFIVK comes from the coding sequence ATGAAGCTATTCCATTTTTCCCGTCCGGCGCTGCGAGCGTCGATGCTCGGCGCCGCGGCGCTGGTTGCGACATCCACGGCATTCGCCCATGCGCACCTGGCGTCGAGCGAGCCGGCGGCAAACGCCGAAGTCGTCGCGCCCACCGAAGTGACGATTCATTTCACCGAGCCACTCGAGCCGGCTTTCAGCAAGATCGCGCTCGCCGACGCGAGCGGTCACGCCGCCGCGCCGGCTGCGTCGCAGGTCGACGCGAGCGACGCCAGGGTTATGCATCTGCCGCTGCCGCAATTGAGCGCCGGCCGCTATGCGGTGCACTGGACGGCGGTAGCCACGGACGGCCACCGGACCCAAGGCGACTTTGCGTTCATCGTCAAATGA
- the dgoD gene encoding galactonate dehydratase — MKITKLETFIVPPRWCFLKIETDEGIVGWGEPVVEGRAHTVAAAVEELSDYLIGKDPLLIEDHWQVMYRAGFYRGGPITMSAIAGVDQALWDIKGKHHGVPVHALLGGQVRDRIKVYSWIGGDRPSDVANNARAVVERGFKAVKMNGSEELQIIDTFDKVQGVINNVAAVREAVGPNIGIGVDFHGRVHKPMAKVLAKELDPYKLLFIEEPVLSENAEALRDIVNQTNTPIALGERLYSRWDFKHILAGGYVDIIQPDASHAGGITECRKIASMAEAYDVALALHCPLGPIALATCLQIDAVSYNAFIQEQSLGIHYNQGNDLLDYIRNPEVFKYEDGFVSIPQGPGLGIEVNEEKVREMAKVGHRWRNPVWRHEDGSVAEW; from the coding sequence ATGAAAATCACCAAGCTCGAAACCTTCATCGTTCCGCCGCGCTGGTGCTTCCTGAAAATCGAAACGGACGAGGGCATCGTCGGTTGGGGCGAGCCGGTGGTCGAAGGCCGCGCGCATACGGTGGCGGCCGCCGTGGAAGAGCTGTCCGACTATCTGATCGGCAAAGACCCGCTGCTGATCGAAGACCATTGGCAGGTGATGTACCGCGCGGGCTTCTATCGTGGCGGCCCGATCACCATGAGCGCGATCGCCGGCGTCGACCAGGCGCTGTGGGACATCAAGGGCAAGCATCACGGCGTGCCGGTTCATGCGCTGCTCGGCGGCCAGGTGCGCGACAGGATCAAGGTGTATTCGTGGATCGGCGGCGACCGTCCGAGCGACGTGGCCAACAACGCGCGCGCCGTGGTCGAGCGCGGCTTCAAGGCCGTGAAGATGAACGGCTCGGAAGAACTGCAGATCATCGACACCTTCGACAAGGTGCAAGGCGTCATCAACAACGTGGCGGCGGTGCGCGAGGCGGTCGGACCGAACATCGGCATCGGCGTGGACTTCCACGGCCGCGTGCATAAGCCGATGGCCAAGGTGCTGGCAAAAGAACTCGACCCGTACAAGCTGCTCTTCATCGAAGAGCCGGTGCTGTCGGAAAATGCCGAAGCGCTGCGCGACATCGTCAACCAGACCAACACGCCGATCGCGCTGGGCGAGCGGCTGTATTCGCGCTGGGACTTCAAGCATATTCTGGCGGGGGGCTACGTCGACATCATTCAGCCGGACGCGTCGCACGCGGGCGGCATTACCGAGTGCCGCAAGATCGCGTCGATGGCCGAAGCCTACGACGTCGCGCTCGCGCTGCATTGCCCGCTCGGCCCGATCGCGCTGGCAACCTGCCTGCAGATCGATGCGGTGAGCTACAACGCGTTCATCCAGGAGCAGAGCCTCGGCATTCACTACAACCAGGGCAACGACCTGCTGGACTACATCAGGAATCCGGAAGTCTTCAAATACGAAGACGGCTTCGTGTCGATTCCGCAAGGTCCGGGCCTCGGCATCGAGGTCAACGAAGAGAAAGTGCGGGAGATGGCGAAGGTAGGCCACCGCTGGCGCAATCCGGTGTGGCGCCATGAAGACGGCAGCGTCGCCGAGTGGTAA
- a CDS encoding c-type cytochrome, which yields MELRVSSRRIFRPLLALLLIGSAGVYSAAKAQTQPKAPDTMEARVQGCTACHGTHGQGTDNDYFPRLAGKPADYLYNQLQNFREGRRKYPPMNYLVTYLSDDYLHQIATYFSQQRPPYPPPAKPTVSSSTLARGQQIVLNGDASKQIPACAACHGKGLTGMEPAIPGLVGLHSDYISAQLGAWRSGSRHAIAPDCMHTIATRLTDEDVNAVAAWLSTQQAPQNPVPAPARSMKTPLACGSEPQ from the coding sequence ATGGAGTTACGCGTGTCTTCAAGACGCATTTTCCGCCCGTTGCTTGCCCTTCTGCTGATCGGCTCCGCGGGTGTCTATAGCGCTGCGAAAGCGCAGACTCAACCGAAGGCCCCCGACACCATGGAAGCGCGCGTGCAAGGCTGCACGGCCTGCCACGGCACTCACGGCCAAGGTACCGACAACGACTACTTCCCACGCCTCGCGGGCAAGCCGGCCGACTATCTGTACAACCAGTTGCAGAACTTCCGCGAAGGGCGCCGCAAGTATCCGCCCATGAATTACCTCGTCACGTATCTCTCGGACGACTACCTTCATCAGATCGCCACGTACTTCTCGCAGCAGCGTCCTCCGTATCCGCCGCCGGCCAAGCCGACGGTGTCGTCGAGCACGCTTGCGCGCGGCCAGCAGATCGTGCTGAACGGCGACGCCTCGAAGCAGATTCCGGCTTGCGCGGCTTGTCACGGCAAGGGCCTGACCGGTATGGAACCCGCTATTCCGGGTCTGGTCGGCCTGCACTCCGACTACATCAGCGCGCAGCTCGGCGCATGGCGTTCGGGCTCGCGTCACGCCATTGCGCCTGACTGCATGCACACCATCGCCACGCGTCTGACTGACGAAGACGTGAACGCCGTTGCTGCATGGCTTTCCACGCAACAGGCTCCACAAAACCCCGTGCCGGCTCCGGCCCGCTCGATGAAGACTCCGCTTGCCTGCGGCAGCGAACCGCAATAA
- the trhA gene encoding PAQR family membrane homeostasis protein TrhA has translation MHVGERFNSITHLVGAVLSAAGLATLVTMGALDGDAYKVVSFSVYGAMLFVLYAISTLYHSVRSPRVKAVLQKCDHSAIYLLIAGSYTPFTLVTLRGPWGWSLFGVSWGLAALGIVQELTLGRRTRSVSMVLYVLMGWLALVAVRPLVQALPAAGTAWLVAGGVIYSAGIYFFINDERIRHGHGIWHLFVLAGSLCQFVSVARYVA, from the coding sequence GTGCATGTCGGTGAGCGTTTCAACAGCATTACCCACCTCGTCGGCGCCGTGCTGTCGGCGGCGGGTCTTGCGACGCTCGTCACGATGGGCGCGCTCGACGGCGACGCATACAAGGTCGTCAGCTTCAGCGTGTACGGCGCAATGCTGTTCGTGCTGTATGCTATCTCCACGCTTTACCACAGCGTGCGCAGTCCGCGCGTGAAAGCCGTTCTGCAGAAATGCGACCATTCGGCGATCTACCTGCTGATCGCCGGCAGTTACACTCCGTTCACGCTGGTTACCTTGCGCGGACCGTGGGGCTGGTCGCTATTTGGCGTAAGCTGGGGGCTTGCCGCTCTTGGCATCGTGCAGGAACTGACGCTCGGGCGACGCACCCGCAGCGTTTCGATGGTGTTGTATGTGTTGATGGGATGGCTCGCGCTCGTTGCCGTCCGCCCGCTGGTGCAAGCCTTACCGGCAGCGGGTACCGCCTGGCTCGTGGCCGGCGGAGTCATCTACAGCGCCGGCATCTACTTCTTCATCAACGACGAGCGCATCCGGCACGGACATGGTATCTGGCACCTGTTCGTACTGGCGGGCAGTCTGTGTCAATTCGTCAGTGTCGCGCGCTACGTCGCGTGA
- a CDS encoding CopD family protein, whose protein sequence is MSIDGLWIGQVAMAALMNVAFAFAVGSALLGAWLAKDAQQKVSPARAAWLRAQRAMLTATVVLVLADLGWLWYQAASMSGVALPAAIGVVPTVLTQTHVGYGWSLAFAGSLVLLGTAMASHTGMLRNALLWLAVIAVAVGKASLGHAADAGPMSAAIAMQTLHVLVTTVWGGLAMAAGLAVLPALGTSTARGMLIRTATQVSNVSVVAVALVLISGIFNAVRGSGGSFEAIELSTWGHVLMLKLALVALALVLGGLNRFSALPRLRRTASTMDAHTFVNVLYLEALAMIGAFVAAAALSHSVPAFAALG, encoded by the coding sequence ATGAGCATCGACGGACTCTGGATCGGGCAGGTCGCCATGGCCGCGCTCATGAATGTCGCGTTCGCGTTTGCCGTCGGCTCGGCATTGCTCGGCGCGTGGCTCGCGAAGGACGCCCAGCAGAAGGTCTCGCCCGCGCGTGCCGCCTGGTTGCGCGCGCAACGCGCAATGCTGACCGCCACGGTCGTGCTGGTGCTCGCGGATCTCGGCTGGCTGTGGTACCAGGCGGCGTCGATGAGCGGCGTCGCCTTGCCGGCCGCGATCGGCGTGGTGCCGACCGTGCTCACGCAAACCCACGTCGGTTATGGCTGGAGCCTAGCGTTTGCCGGCTCGCTGGTGTTGCTCGGCACCGCCATGGCCAGTCATACCGGCATGCTGCGCAATGCGCTGCTGTGGCTGGCGGTGATCGCGGTCGCCGTGGGCAAGGCGTCGCTCGGACACGCGGCCGATGCCGGGCCCATGTCGGCCGCGATCGCCATGCAAACGCTGCACGTGCTCGTCACCACCGTGTGGGGCGGGCTGGCCATGGCGGCGGGGCTTGCGGTCCTGCCGGCGCTCGGCACGTCGACCGCGCGGGGCATGTTGATCCGTACGGCGACTCAGGTGTCGAACGTCTCGGTGGTGGCGGTCGCGTTGGTGCTGATCTCGGGCATCTTCAACGCGGTTCGCGGCTCGGGCGGCTCGTTCGAGGCGATCGAACTGAGCACCTGGGGTCATGTGCTGATGCTCAAGCTCGCGCTCGTCGCGCTCGCGCTCGTGCTCGGCGGACTCAACCGCTTTTCGGCGCTGCCGCGTCTGCGCCGCACGGCCTCGACAATGGACGCCCACACCTTCGTCAACGTGCTGTATCTGGAAGCGCTGGCGATGATCGGCGCGTTCGTCGCGGCGGCCGCGCTGTCGCATAGCGTGCCGGCGTTTGCCGCGCTCGGTTGA
- a CDS encoding c-type cytochrome, with protein sequence MKRKSLFALSAVVVVAAAALVPVLWSGGDNLHNGTAMAATPADQAALIKKGEYLARAGDCIACHTVRGGKQFAGGLPMATPFGTMFTPNITPDDQYGIGKWTQDDFYRAMHTGRSKDGSLLYPGFPFTSYTKVTRADSDAIYAYLRSVTPINVPSRPHELKFPFNQRNMLIGWRTLFFREGEYKPDPTKSVEWNRGAYLIEGLGHCGMCHTSINAMGGPVSSAAFAGGLIPLQNWYAPSLTSNKEAGLGDWETKDIADLLKTGVSNRGAVFGPMAEVVHNSLQYMSDEDINAMATYLKTIPQKSEAPEPLQLETSEKFGGELLKQGQKIYADNCAKCHAENGLGMPPAFPPLANNQSIQMPSAVNPIRMVLNGGYPPSTDANPHPYGMPPFAQALSNQEVAAVVTYIRMSWGNHGTAVSPQQVSDLRSAPLD encoded by the coding sequence ATGAAACGCAAGTCTTTGTTCGCCCTCTCGGCAGTCGTCGTCGTTGCGGCTGCCGCTCTCGTTCCCGTCCTGTGGTCGGGCGGCGACAACCTGCATAACGGCACGGCCATGGCGGCAACGCCCGCCGACCAGGCCGCGCTGATCAAGAAGGGCGAGTACCTCGCCCGCGCCGGCGACTGTATCGCCTGCCACACGGTGCGCGGCGGCAAGCAATTCGCCGGCGGCCTGCCCATGGCCACGCCGTTCGGCACGATGTTCACGCCGAACATCACGCCTGACGACCAGTACGGTATCGGCAAGTGGACGCAGGACGACTTCTACCGCGCCATGCACACCGGCCGTTCGAAAGACGGCAGCCTGCTGTATCCGGGCTTCCCGTTCACCAGCTACACGAAGGTCACGCGCGCCGACTCGGACGCGATCTACGCGTACCTGCGTTCGGTCACGCCGATCAACGTGCCGAGCCGTCCGCACGAACTGAAATTCCCGTTCAACCAGCGCAACATGCTGATCGGCTGGCGCACGCTGTTCTTCCGTGAAGGCGAGTACAAGCCGGATCCGACCAAGTCGGTCGAATGGAACCGCGGCGCGTACCTGATCGAAGGCCTCGGCCACTGCGGCATGTGCCACACGTCGATCAACGCGATGGGCGGCCCGGTCAGCTCCGCGGCGTTTGCCGGCGGCCTGATCCCGCTGCAGAACTGGTATGCGCCGTCGCTCACGTCGAACAAGGAAGCCGGCCTCGGCGACTGGGAAACCAAAGACATCGCCGATCTGCTGAAGACCGGCGTGTCGAACCGCGGCGCGGTGTTCGGTCCGATGGCTGAAGTGGTTCACAACAGCCTGCAATACATGTCGGACGAGGACATCAACGCGATGGCCACGTACCTGAAGACGATTCCGCAAAAGAGCGAAGCACCGGAACCGCTGCAGCTCGAAACGTCCGAGAAGTTCGGTGGCGAACTGTTGAAGCAAGGCCAGAAGATCTACGCTGACAACTGCGCGAAGTGCCACGCGGAAAATGGCCTCGGCATGCCGCCGGCCTTCCCGCCGCTCGCGAACAACCAGTCGATCCAGATGCCTTCGGCGGTCAACCCGATCCGTATGGTGCTGAATGGCGGTTACCCGCCGAGCACGGACGCCAACCCGCATCCGTACGGCATGCCGCCGTTCGCGCAAGCGTTGTCGAATCAGGAAGTGGCAGCCGTTGTGACGTACATCCGCATGTCGTGGGGCAACCACGGTACGGCCGTGTCGCCGCAGCAAGTGTCCGATCTGCGCTCGGCGCCGCTCGACTAA
- a CDS encoding DEAD/DEAH box helicase: MSFDSLGLSEPLVRAVHELGYTTPTPIQTQAIPAVLNGGDLLAGAQTGTGKTAGFTLPILQRLNSMPAAATGSGKRVVRALILTPTRELAAQVEESVRAYGKYLKLKSTVMFGGVGINPQIGALRSGVDIVVATPGRLLDHMQQKTIDLSHLEILVLDEADRMLDMGFIHDIKRVLAKLPPKRQNLLFSATFSDEIKTLADNLLDSPALIEVARRNTTAETVAQKIHPVDRDKKRELLTHLIKQYNWFQVLVFTRTKHGANRLAEQLTKDGISALAIHGNKSQSARTRALAEFKDGTLQVLVATDIAARGIDIDQLPHVVNYDLPNVPEDYVHRIGRTGRAGATGEAISLVCVDELQLLKDIEKLIKRPVPQEVVAGFEPDPTAKPEPILRRGQGGGGGRSPRQGQGAPKRDGARRDGEGAAKPAQRSGQRPSNGQQQPKPQGAKPAGNGGQPRRDGQRHDDRPRAVAHEGSAAQHAPRKAQAAKPQGGNPGALLGGAKPRNDAPRGGQPTRSGQRGR, from the coding sequence ATGTCTTTTGATTCTCTCGGCTTGTCCGAACCGTTGGTCCGCGCTGTCCACGAACTTGGCTACACCACGCCGACTCCGATCCAGACGCAAGCGATTCCCGCCGTGCTCAACGGCGGCGACCTGCTGGCCGGCGCACAAACCGGCACCGGCAAGACCGCCGGCTTCACGTTGCCCATCCTGCAGCGTCTTAACTCCATGCCCGCCGCTGCAACCGGCTCGGGCAAGCGCGTCGTACGCGCGCTGATCCTCACGCCCACGCGTGAACTGGCCGCACAGGTCGAAGAAAGCGTGCGCGCCTACGGCAAGTATCTGAAGCTGAAGTCGACCGTGATGTTCGGCGGCGTCGGCATCAACCCGCAGATCGGCGCGTTGCGCAGCGGCGTGGACATCGTCGTCGCGACGCCGGGCCGTCTGCTCGACCACATGCAGCAGAAGACCATCGACCTGTCGCATCTCGAGATTCTCGTGCTCGACGAAGCCGACCGCATGCTCGACATGGGCTTCATCCACGACATCAAGCGCGTGCTGGCCAAGCTGCCGCCGAAGCGTCAGAACCTGCTGTTCTCGGCCACTTTCTCCGACGAGATCAAGACGCTCGCGGACAATCTGCTCGACTCGCCGGCACTGATCGAAGTCGCACGCCGCAACACCACGGCGGAAACGGTCGCGCAGAAGATTCACCCGGTGGATCGCGACAAGAAGCGCGAACTGCTCACGCATCTGATCAAGCAATACAACTGGTTCCAGGTGCTGGTGTTCACACGCACCAAGCATGGCGCCAACCGCCTTGCCGAGCAGTTGACCAAAGACGGCATCAGCGCGTTGGCCATTCACGGCAACAAGAGCCAGTCCGCCCGCACCCGCGCGCTCGCCGAGTTCAAGGACGGCACGCTGCAGGTGCTGGTCGCGACCGACATCGCCGCGCGCGGCATCGATATCGATCAGTTGCCGCACGTGGTGAACTACGATCTGCCGAACGTGCCGGAAGACTACGTGCACCGCATCGGCCGCACGGGCCGCGCAGGTGCGACGGGCGAAGCGATCTCGCTGGTGTGCGTCGACGAACTGCAATTGCTGAAGGACATCGAGAAGCTGATCAAGCGTCCGGTGCCGCAGGAAGTGGTGGCCGGTTTCGAGCCGGACCCGACTGCGAAGCCGGAGCCGATTCTGCGTCGTGGCCAGGGTGGTGGTGGCGGTCGTTCGCCGCGTCAGGGTCAAGGCGCACCGAAGCGTGACGGTGCTCGGCGTGATGGCGAAGGCGCCGCGAAGCCGGCGCAGCGTTCGGGTCAACGGCCGTCGAACGGTCAACAGCAGCCGAAGCCGCAGGGTGCGAAGCCGGCCGGCAACGGCGGCCAGCCGCGTCGTGACGGTCAGCGCCACGACGACCGGCCACGCGCCGTCGCGCATGAAGGCAGCGCCGCGCAGCATGCGCCACGCAAGGCGCAGGCCGCGAAGCCGCAAGGCGGCAATCCGGGTGCGTTGCTGGGTGGCGCGAAGCCGCGCAACGACGCGCCGCGCGGTGGCCAGCCCACGCGTAGCGGCCAGCGCGGCCGTTGA
- a CDS encoding DHA2 family efflux MFS transporter permease subunit: MSSDTPVAGAAAPLNRPMITVSIMLATLIQTLDSTIANVALPHMQGTLSASQDEITWVLTSYIVAAAIATPLTGWLSDRLSVKRLLIVAIGGFTVSSALCGLSETLTQIVASRLLQGVFGASLVPLSQSILLDINPREKQGQAMAIWGMGVMVGPILGPTLGGWLTDSYNWRWVFFINVPIGAFALFGVATFLPSREPKHDVKFDAFGFATLGLAIGALQAMLDRGEQLDWFGSNEIVIEALLAAISFAFFLVHTATVGKKSFFKYELLKDPNFATGTFFIFVIGAVMYATRALLPPMLQNLMNYPVATTGLVTAPSGAGTMVAMLFAGRLLKRIDARLLLLAGFLISAFALWQMMHYTIVLSASDIVWPGVIQGFGLGLVFVPLSALTFSTLSPELRADGTATYSLMRNIGSSIGISIVQTLMTRNTQVSHADLAANITPFNPAVQPMLTSGSNYDMAALNVSITQQASMIAYLNDFKLMFMATLLVIPLLLLIRPSHKASDASVAHAAME; this comes from the coding sequence ATGTCATCCGACACCCCGGTGGCCGGCGCCGCCGCGCCGCTCAACCGCCCGATGATCACCGTCTCGATCATGCTGGCAACGTTGATCCAGACGCTCGACAGCACGATCGCCAACGTGGCGCTGCCGCACATGCAGGGCACGCTGTCGGCGTCGCAGGATGAGATCACGTGGGTGCTGACCTCGTACATCGTCGCCGCCGCGATCGCCACGCCGCTGACGGGCTGGCTCTCGGACCGGCTGAGCGTCAAGCGCCTGCTGATCGTCGCGATCGGCGGCTTCACGGTGTCGTCGGCCCTGTGCGGATTGTCGGAAACACTCACGCAGATCGTGGCGTCGCGTCTGCTGCAAGGCGTTTTTGGCGCGTCGCTGGTGCCGCTCTCGCAGTCCATCCTGCTCGATATCAACCCGCGCGAAAAGCAGGGCCAAGCCATGGCGATATGGGGCATGGGCGTGATGGTCGGGCCGATTCTCGGCCCGACGCTCGGCGGCTGGCTCACCGACAGCTACAACTGGCGCTGGGTGTTTTTCATCAACGTGCCGATCGGCGCGTTCGCGCTGTTCGGCGTGGCGACCTTCCTGCCCTCGCGCGAGCCGAAGCACGACGTGAAGTTCGACGCCTTCGGCTTCGCCACGCTCGGTCTCGCCATCGGCGCATTGCAGGCCATGCTCGATCGCGGCGAGCAACTCGACTGGTTCGGCTCGAACGAAATCGTCATTGAGGCACTGCTCGCGGCGATCAGCTTCGCGTTCTTTCTCGTGCACACGGCAACGGTCGGCAAGAAGTCGTTCTTCAAATACGAGTTGTTGAAAGACCCGAACTTCGCCACCGGCACATTCTTCATCTTCGTGATCGGCGCGGTGATGTACGCCACGCGCGCATTGTTGCCGCCCATGCTGCAAAACCTGATGAACTATCCGGTGGCGACCACCGGCCTCGTCACGGCGCCAAGCGGCGCGGGCACGATGGTCGCGATGCTGTTCGCAGGGCGGCTGCTCAAGCGCATCGACGCGCGGCTTCTGCTGCTCGCCGGCTTTCTGATCTCGGCCTTCGCGCTTTGGCAGATGATGCATTACACGATCGTGCTGTCGGCGTCGGACATCGTTTGGCCCGGGGTGATTCAAGGCTTCGGGCTCGGCCTCGTGTTCGTGCCGCTGAGCGCGTTGACCTTCTCGACGCTCAGCCCCGAACTGCGCGCGGACGGCACCGCGACGTACAGCCTGATGCGCAATATCGGCAGCAGTATCGGCATTTCGATCGTGCAGACGCTGATGACGCGCAACACGCAGGTCTCGCACGCGGACCTCGCGGCGAATATCACGCCGTTCAATCCGGCGGTCCAGCCGATGCTCACGAGCGGCTCGAACTACGACATGGCCGCACTGAACGTATCGATCACGCAGCAGGCGTCGATGATCGCTTATCTGAACGACTTCAAGCTGATGTTCATGGCGACGCTGCTGGTCATTCCGCTCCTGCTGCTGATCCGCCCTTCGCACAAGGCGTCGGATGCGTCGGTGGCGCACGCCGCGATGGAATAA
- a CDS encoding YodC family protein, producing MRLGRRLTRRAKPTYRAGDVLKLKSGGRPMTATWSGPVLFASGNWLICQWFNDAGELQQEMFPEETLERASHALAA from the coding sequence ATGCGGCTGGGCAGACGGCTCACGAGGCGCGCGAAACCCACCTATCGAGCGGGCGACGTCCTGAAGCTCAAATCAGGCGGCCGCCCGATGACCGCGACCTGGAGCGGGCCAGTTCTGTTCGCCTCGGGCAACTGGCTGATCTGCCAGTGGTTCAACGACGCCGGCGAGTTGCAGCAGGAGATGTTTCCGGAGGAGACCCTGGAACGGGCGAGCCACGCGCTCGCCGCCTGA
- a CDS encoding FadR/GntR family transcriptional regulator translates to MPGSVSISIAPQGRWEKAIQHDLHGRVAHLLATAILRGDYAPDSILPREAELMERFGVSRTVLREALRTLTSKGLIESRPRVGTRVRPKHAWNLLDVDVLDWYSRVAEPMAFALKLQEMREMIEPYAAGLAADSHTDDTFHALAAAHAAMVAARNVDAWVRADLQFHLSVLIACSNELLIPLGTLIERTLEAQLRLNARRADVFNASLAEHTAVFEAIRDRDAAAARAAMAGLLGVTRARIEG, encoded by the coding sequence GTGCCGGGCTCAGTTTCAATATCAATAGCGCCGCAAGGCCGCTGGGAGAAAGCTATTCAGCATGATCTGCACGGGCGTGTGGCCCATTTGCTGGCGACCGCGATTCTGCGCGGCGACTACGCGCCCGATTCGATCCTGCCGCGCGAAGCGGAGTTGATGGAGCGGTTCGGCGTGAGCCGCACGGTGTTGCGCGAGGCGTTGCGCACGCTCACTTCGAAGGGGCTGATCGAATCGCGCCCGCGCGTGGGCACGCGCGTGCGGCCGAAGCACGCGTGGAATCTGCTCGATGTCGACGTGCTCGACTGGTACTCGCGGGTCGCCGAGCCGATGGCGTTCGCACTCAAGCTGCAGGAAATGCGCGAGATGATCGAGCCGTATGCGGCAGGTCTGGCGGCTGACTCGCACACCGACGATACCTTCCACGCGCTGGCCGCGGCTCACGCGGCCATGGTGGCGGCGCGCAATGTCGACGCATGGGTGCGCGCCGATCTGCAGTTTCATTTGAGCGTGCTGATTGCGTGCAGCAATGAATTGCTGATCCCGCTCGGCACGCTGATCGAGCGGACACTCGAAGCGCAACTGCGTCTGAACGCAAGACGCGCGGACGTGTTCAATGCATCGCTCGCCGAGCATACGGCGGTATTCGAAGCCATTCGCGATCGCGATGCCGCGGCGGCGCGCGCGGCGATGGCGGGACTGTTGGGTGTGACGCGCGCGCGGATCGAGGGCTAG
- a CDS encoding LysR substrate-binding domain-containing protein, translating into MASNLPQPLDAGLVPRFAGIPTFMRLPAVTSLASVDIALVGVPWDGGTTNRAGAHYVERDYMLESNKPRHMTLNRAATAFSMEAILTMLLTGTYIGYLPCHHVQRWVDDEELFARAQAAFSYSSVFGVITRQGKELDATTGLMVESMSTRPAG; encoded by the coding sequence ATGGCCAGCAATCTGCCTCAACCGCTCGACGCGGGTCTCGTGCCGCGATTTGCCGGCATCCCGACCTTCATGCGTTTGCCCGCCGTGACCAGCCTCGCATCCGTCGACATCGCGCTTGTCGGCGTGCCGTGGGATGGCGGCACGACCAATCGCGCTGGAGCCCACTACGTCGAGCGCGACTACATGCTGGAGAGCAACAAGCCGCGGCATATGACGCTGAACCGCGCGGCGACCGCGTTCTCCATGGAGGCGATCCTCACCATGCTTCTCACTGGAACGTACATTGGTTACCTGCCGTGTCACCACGTCCAGCGCTGGGTCGACGACGAGGAGTTGTTCGCACGTGCGCAGGCCGCGTTCTCCTATTCGTCGGTATTTGGCGTCATCACCCGGCAAGGCAAGGAACTCGACGCGACGACCGGGCTCATGGTGGAAAGCATGTCGACGCGTCCGGCCGGCTGA